The following proteins are co-located in the Pseudoalteromonas rubra genome:
- a CDS encoding glycosyltransferase family 2 protein gives MTNYVINSKPVVSIIIPMYNVEKYIDKCICSVLNQTYQNFEVICVDDGCSDNTLSYLRDYKDHRINIIRQQNRGLSGARNTGIRNARGVYIALLDADDYWAVDKLEKHIAHLNRNPQVDVSYCPSLFVDDDNKQLGIGQFPKLNNIDAKTIFCRNPIGNGSAPVIRASALEKVAFHDETRSWRQYFDENLRQSEDIEMWLRLALYTQATFAGIPEPLTYYRVNASGLSANLQKQYQSWETAVNKHRRSHAQFFKQCGSLARAYQLRYLSRRAVQSRNTSAAIKLIHQALFTDIRILFEEPGRTALTWCCALTSLLPKSLYNRAEKLAMRTVGQSNKHPAG, from the coding sequence ATGACTAACTATGTAATTAACTCAAAACCCGTTGTCAGTATCATCATCCCTATGTACAACGTTGAAAAGTATATCGATAAATGTATCTGCTCGGTCCTTAACCAGACCTATCAAAATTTTGAAGTGATCTGTGTTGATGATGGCTGCAGTGACAACACACTCAGCTATCTGCGAGACTATAAAGATCATCGCATCAACATCATTCGCCAGCAAAACCGCGGCTTATCCGGGGCCCGTAATACAGGGATCCGTAATGCACGAGGCGTTTATATCGCTTTGCTGGATGCCGACGATTATTGGGCAGTTGATAAGCTAGAAAAACACATTGCTCATTTAAATCGAAACCCCCAGGTTGATGTCAGCTACTGTCCTTCGCTGTTTGTTGATGATGACAATAAACAACTGGGCATTGGTCAGTTCCCCAAGTTGAACAACATAGATGCCAAGACCATTTTTTGTCGTAACCCTATTGGTAATGGCTCTGCACCGGTGATCCGCGCTTCTGCGCTGGAAAAAGTGGCGTTTCACGATGAGACCCGCAGCTGGAGACAGTACTTTGATGAAAACCTGAGACAGTCTGAGGACATTGAGATGTGGCTGCGCCTGGCACTATACACTCAGGCGACCTTCGCCGGGATCCCTGAGCCGTTGACATATTATCGCGTCAACGCCAGTGGCCTGTCCGCCAACTTGCAAAAGCAATATCAGAGCTGGGAAACGGCGGTCAATAAACATCGCCGCAGCCATGCGCAATTTTTCAAGCAGTGTGGGTCGCTTGCGCGCGCTTATCAGCTCAGATATCTGAGTCGTCGTGCCGTGCAGTCGCGTAACACTTCAGCCGCAATAAAGCTGATACATCAGGCATTATTCACCGATATTCGCATTTTGTTCGAAGAGCCTGGTCGCACAGCACTCACCTGGTGTTGTGCCCTGACCAGTCTGTTGCCGAAGTCGCTTTACAATCGCGCAGAAAAACTGGCGATGCGCACTGTGGGCCAGTCGAATAAACACCCTGCGGGCTAA
- a CDS encoding FAD-binding protein: protein MEHNKKQSGEHIATSRRQFLKSSLAMGGAVGAAPLMLSNPAAASPQYGQYHKVYADDPRYLSMLTGSNLRFPNQPGYIAACSSAHEVYMAATEAVANNLRLTVRSGGHCYEGFVVNDQGVVIDLSNMDRVYRSDDHYVVEAGASLGHTYKTLFKEFGVIIPGGSCFGVGVGGHVCGGGFGIHSRQYGLSSDYLVGVELITFDQWGGQANYPRSYFKGQSAKADEIVWAHQGGGGGNFGIVTKYFFKDLPPVPAYIHLQEIALPWHLFDYDQFAQLLRNYGEFWYTHNGPDSRFNALHTSMALTNSVAGSGDIRLSLYCSGDPALIDEFIDALFTPEQLTEAKKGLRTTNHMGLQEQENAPQRPVPPGSYFSMPWWYGTQYGAGTLVGARGKNKSAYMKQPFPDAQIQTLWQTLRHGDYLSPGGMLQLSSYGGQINALSDTDTAVSHRDSIMKLQYQTYWFDAAQDPYHIGWINGFYHAMYGAKGPLPDEVMDGCYVNYADVDIPNWQHLYYKHNYAKLQQVKRKLDPHNKLNHAQSIEV from the coding sequence ATGGAACACAATAAAAAGCAATCAGGCGAACATATCGCCACCTCACGACGTCAATTTCTCAAATCATCACTGGCTATGGGCGGTGCCGTCGGTGCAGCCCCTCTCATGCTCAGCAATCCCGCTGCCGCCAGTCCTCAATATGGTCAGTATCACAAAGTGTATGCCGACGACCCCAGATATCTCTCTATGCTCACCGGTTCTAACCTGAGGTTTCCCAATCAGCCTGGCTATATCGCAGCATGCAGCTCTGCCCATGAAGTGTACATGGCTGCCACAGAGGCAGTGGCAAATAACCTCAGGCTCACTGTGCGCTCTGGGGGACATTGCTATGAAGGCTTTGTGGTAAATGATCAGGGTGTGGTTATTGACCTCAGCAATATGGATCGAGTCTATCGCAGCGATGATCACTATGTCGTTGAAGCAGGCGCTTCTTTAGGACATACCTATAAAACCCTGTTTAAGGAATTTGGCGTGATCATTCCTGGCGGCTCCTGCTTTGGCGTCGGTGTTGGTGGTCACGTTTGCGGTGGCGGATTCGGCATTCATTCCAGACAATACGGACTCAGTAGTGACTACCTGGTGGGAGTGGAATTAATCACCTTTGATCAATGGGGCGGACAGGCCAACTATCCGCGCAGCTATTTTAAAGGTCAATCAGCAAAAGCTGACGAAATTGTCTGGGCACATCAGGGTGGTGGGGGAGGCAACTTCGGCATAGTGACTAAGTATTTCTTCAAAGACCTGCCCCCTGTGCCGGCATATATCCACCTACAGGAAATTGCCCTGCCCTGGCACTTGTTCGATTATGACCAGTTCGCCCAACTACTGCGCAATTATGGCGAATTCTGGTACACACATAACGGCCCCGATAGCCGATTTAATGCATTACACACTTCTATGGCACTAACCAACTCAGTGGCTGGCAGCGGCGACATTCGACTATCCCTGTATTGTAGTGGCGATCCAGCCCTGATTGATGAATTTATCGATGCCTTGTTTACCCCAGAACAACTCACGGAGGCAAAAAAGGGACTACGTACCACCAATCATATGGGCTTGCAGGAACAGGAAAACGCCCCTCAACGTCCGGTGCCGCCAGGCAGTTATTTTAGTATGCCCTGGTGGTATGGCACTCAATATGGCGCTGGGACACTGGTTGGCGCACGGGGTAAGAATAAATCGGCTTATATGAAACAGCCTTTTCCCGACGCACAAATTCAAACACTCTGGCAAACATTGCGCCATGGCGACTACCTGAGCCCAGGCGGCATGTTGCAGCTATCTTCTTATGGCGGCCAGATAAACGCGTTATCAGACACCGACACTGCCGTTTCCCACCGCGATTCCATTATGAAACTTCAGTATCAGACCTACTGGTTTGATGCCGCTCAGGACCCCTACCACATTGGCTGGATCAATGGCTTTTATCATGCCATGTACGGCGCGAAAGGGCCGCTGCCTGACGAAGTGATGGATGGCTGTTATGTGAATTATGCCGATGTCGATATCCCGAACTGGCAGCATTTATATTACAAACACAACTATGCCAAACTTCAACAAGTTAAACGCAAATTAGATCCCCATAACAAGCTCAACCATGCTCAGTCTATAGAAGTTTAG
- a CDS encoding O-antigen ligase family protein, with the protein MLFTAYLPFKEKRFISTEEKLVWAGLVLTYPTFMLGMLYVMGSIIGWLIFMVVLMRCYLDLRAKPRPLSPMIWMWIIAMLLMLVALLVAHSEWSLGTGQTIKSTIGWMKGWALLAIFPVIAALAKIRKEVVIRGVCIVAIHTLIFSFISVAFYVVKLPGDIFLSPLKVIGGPGESFFMVSFYGINPETGAGRWRFFTPWAPAAGFMACIYLVFCLQETNNRIRRWAIAGCWAMLLLSQSRAGIAIFIMLFPLVLFSDKFKEPWMLLLLGITVPIILLLGEPIYNSIMDSYEAVKQQRPGSTRVRKALANIAIQRWQAEAPIWGHGIVERGPKMVEFMPIGSHHSWYGLLFVKGMVGAVALAVPMLVSSVYLLWASQDSKTAQTALCLMAVLVCYSFFENLEILSYLYWPALLWFGFAFSNKRSSMAM; encoded by the coding sequence ATGCTATTCACCGCCTATTTACCCTTCAAGGAAAAGCGCTTTATCAGCACAGAAGAAAAATTGGTCTGGGCGGGTCTGGTGCTTACCTACCCCACTTTTATGCTGGGCATGCTGTATGTGATGGGCTCCATCATCGGCTGGTTGATTTTTATGGTGGTCTTAATGCGCTGCTATCTGGACCTGCGTGCTAAGCCTCGCCCACTGTCACCGATGATCTGGATGTGGATCATCGCCATGTTGCTGATGCTCGTGGCTTTGCTGGTCGCGCACAGCGAATGGTCCTTGGGCACCGGGCAAACCATTAAGTCCACCATTGGCTGGATGAAAGGCTGGGCACTGCTGGCTATTTTTCCTGTCATTGCGGCACTTGCAAAGATCCGCAAAGAAGTGGTGATCCGCGGGGTCTGTATTGTCGCTATTCACACGCTGATCTTCTCTTTTATTTCAGTGGCATTTTATGTCGTCAAGTTACCCGGTGATATTTTCCTGTCGCCATTGAAGGTCATCGGCGGACCAGGGGAAAGCTTTTTCATGGTCAGCTTTTACGGCATTAACCCCGAGACGGGTGCCGGGCGCTGGCGCTTCTTTACACCTTGGGCACCAGCGGCCGGATTTATGGCTTGCATTTACTTAGTCTTTTGTCTGCAAGAAACAAACAACCGCATTCGTCGCTGGGCCATTGCGGGCTGCTGGGCCATGCTGCTGTTGTCGCAATCCCGCGCTGGTATCGCCATTTTCATTATGCTGTTTCCTCTGGTGCTGTTCAGCGATAAATTTAAAGAGCCCTGGATGCTGCTGCTACTTGGGATTACCGTGCCCATCATATTGCTACTCGGTGAACCCATCTACAATTCAATCATGGATTCTTACGAGGCCGTGAAACAACAGCGCCCGGGCTCTACCAGAGTACGAAAAGCGCTGGCCAACATTGCCATTCAACGCTGGCAGGCAGAAGCGCCTATCTGGGGCCATGGCATTGTTGAGCGCGGGCCCAAAATGGTGGAATTTATGCCAATTGGCTCGCACCACAGCTGGTATGGGCTGTTATTTGTCAAAGGCATGGTTGGCGCGGTTGCGCTGGCAGTCCCTATGCTGGTTTCGAGTGTCTATTTACTGTGGGCGTCGCAAGATTCAAAAACCGCACAGACTGCGCTGTGTCTGATGGCAGTGTTGGTCTGCTACAGCTTCTTTGAGAATTTGGAGATCCTATCGTATCTCTACTGGCCTGCCCTGTTGTGGTTTGGTTTTGCATTTAGCAACAAACGCTCATCAATGGCAATGTAA
- a CDS encoding polysaccharide biosynthesis/export family protein, whose protein sequence is MKPATSITALMTRTCALVLCVLGSGCTLSPDYNDEDFYGMPHAVGTQFGQSNSVFASRLTCTDADNFAAAANYRIDQPIPLAAPGLNPYESSHSGVFGAAPLSPGDLIQVRMEYGEGFNGDYVLDSSGALTLPVIDPIYAAGLTTKALAQKVELALIRAKIFRAQTLDVTVKVKTWAAIEVPVSGAVFSPGRVTINAKLPEQLLDQQVAASGDHSKQRLLSEAIRAAAGVRPDAKLDQVILVRQGWRIEADLTGIMTGQPVSDHVLIAGDQVIVPSTGCFQPNLVKPSQITPKGFRVFMSNLIDSSMSNANAAIGRFSSNLPYGTRLLQAAISANCVGGKEYTNAPRRVVLVSNHPLTGQTQVVERSVEELMRMSYRDHVNPYVMPNDAIACYDSDITNLRDIAKTLLDIVAPFSLLSKEDS, encoded by the coding sequence ATGAAACCAGCCACTTCAATCACAGCCCTGATGACCCGCACTTGTGCGCTCGTACTGTGTGTGCTTGGTTCAGGGTGCACACTCAGCCCGGACTATAATGACGAGGACTTTTATGGCATGCCACATGCGGTTGGTACGCAATTCGGTCAGTCTAACTCCGTGTTTGCCTCTCGCCTGACTTGCACCGACGCGGACAACTTTGCAGCCGCAGCGAATTATCGCATCGACCAGCCTATTCCGCTTGCCGCACCTGGCCTGAATCCCTATGAGTCCAGTCACAGTGGGGTATTCGGCGCTGCACCACTGAGCCCGGGTGACCTGATCCAGGTCAGAATGGAATACGGTGAGGGCTTCAACGGCGACTATGTACTGGACAGCTCTGGCGCACTGACACTGCCCGTTATCGACCCCATTTACGCCGCGGGCCTGACCACCAAAGCGCTGGCACAAAAAGTTGAACTGGCGCTGATCCGGGCCAAAATTTTCCGTGCTCAAACGTTAGATGTCACAGTAAAAGTAAAAACCTGGGCAGCCATTGAAGTCCCGGTTTCTGGCGCAGTGTTTTCACCGGGCCGGGTCACCATCAATGCAAAATTACCCGAGCAACTATTAGATCAACAAGTCGCCGCGTCTGGCGATCACTCTAAGCAACGTCTGCTGTCCGAAGCGATACGTGCTGCTGCCGGGGTGCGTCCTGATGCCAAGCTGGACCAAGTGATTTTGGTGCGCCAAGGCTGGCGCATTGAAGCAGATTTGACCGGCATCATGACCGGACAGCCCGTTTCTGACCACGTACTGATTGCCGGCGATCAGGTCATTGTACCGAGCACCGGGTGTTTTCAGCCAAACCTGGTGAAACCGTCGCAGATCACGCCAAAAGGGTTTCGGGTCTTTATGTCTAACCTGATTGACTCATCAATGAGTAACGCCAATGCGGCAATCGGTCGTTTTTCCAGTAATCTGCCGTATGGCACCCGGTTATTGCAGGCCGCGATTTCAGCGAACTGTGTGGGCGGTAAAGAATACACCAATGCGCCACGTCGCGTCGTGCTGGTCAGCAACCACCCATTGACAGGCCAAACCCAGGTCGTCGAGCGCTCCGTAGAGGAGCTGATGCGGATGTCTTATCGCGACCATGTTAACCCTTATGTCATGCCGAATGATGCGATAGCCTGCTATGATTCAGATATCACTAACTTGCGTGATATCGCAAAGACGCTACTCGATATTGTGGCACCCTTCTCTTTGTTGAGTAAGGAGGACTCATGA
- a CDS encoding GumC family protein, whose translation MNTQLQVTTPYSRFRAAVYRTLHKPYLVTCLVSYAVILLLVFAYLQQPAKYRSDLDMVLPGTGANSNVSLDEVGQVVSSTSAPFGKGYNPRVNYKEMLMSKNLLENAANSMGMSAKAFGRPKVRLTEQTSILKIEITGASPRIAEKKAWALYNALQDQLDHLRADEVQRRDASIKSVLDQYRERLNLTRSNITDFQQRSLLISRDQLDQQMRTLSNLKEQVAIVKAEIGRAEYFVGQLSVDLGVSPSMAGQAFVLQSDGEFRAYLSELDKSAAQLSEYRSRWDDGHPMVKAELARFEQSKLALRTRSEGLVGINAAHAFHTTDLASNPNRAQLFADLISAFAAKKGSEAKLIELENEVQLLNEKLKVYAREAAELERLEREFDLAKAVFTSAVARLEAGKADIFASYPVIQLMSPPSLPVNSFSPKKSIAVAAALAAMIFLSMGVLMINKRRVIISAVMKQPD comes from the coding sequence ATGAACACGCAACTTCAAGTAACAACACCGTACTCACGGTTCAGGGCGGCGGTTTACCGCACCCTGCACAAACCTTATCTGGTGACCTGTCTGGTCAGCTATGCTGTGATTTTACTACTGGTTTTTGCTTACCTGCAACAACCCGCGAAATATCGCAGCGACCTGGACATGGTGTTACCTGGCACAGGCGCAAACAGTAATGTATCGCTTGATGAAGTTGGCCAGGTAGTGTCATCCACCAGCGCACCGTTTGGCAAGGGATATAATCCCAGAGTGAATTACAAAGAAATGCTGATGAGCAAAAACCTGCTGGAGAATGCAGCTAACTCTATGGGCATGTCGGCCAAAGCATTTGGCCGTCCCAAAGTGCGTCTGACTGAGCAAACCTCAATCCTGAAAATAGAAATCACCGGGGCCAGCCCGCGTATCGCAGAGAAAAAAGCCTGGGCTTTATACAACGCATTACAGGACCAGCTTGATCATCTGCGTGCCGATGAAGTCCAGCGTCGTGATGCCAGCATCAAGTCAGTATTAGATCAGTACAGAGAGCGACTTAATCTTACACGCAGCAACATTACTGACTTTCAGCAACGCTCTTTGCTGATCAGCCGGGACCAGCTAGACCAGCAAATGCGTACGTTGTCCAATTTGAAGGAACAGGTTGCCATCGTCAAAGCCGAAATCGGCCGTGCTGAGTATTTTGTCGGCCAGCTCAGTGTTGATTTAGGCGTATCCCCTTCCATGGCGGGCCAGGCCTTTGTCCTGCAATCTGATGGTGAGTTCAGAGCCTATTTGTCTGAACTGGATAAAAGTGCAGCTCAGTTAAGCGAATACCGCTCTCGCTGGGACGATGGTCATCCCATGGTAAAAGCGGAGCTGGCGCGTTTTGAGCAGTCAAAACTGGCGCTCAGAACCCGCTCGGAAGGTCTGGTCGGGATCAATGCAGCCCATGCGTTTCACACCACAGATCTGGCGTCTAACCCGAATCGCGCGCAACTGTTTGCTGATCTGATCAGTGCGTTTGCCGCCAAAAAAGGCTCTGAAGCAAAATTGATTGAGCTGGAAAATGAAGTGCAGTTACTCAATGAAAAGCTCAAAGTGTACGCCAGAGAAGCAGCCGAACTGGAACGTCTGGAGCGTGAGTTTGATTTGGCAAAAGCGGTGTTCACCTCAGCGGTCGCGCGCCTCGAAGCCGGTAAAGCGGATATTTTCGCATCGTATCCGGTGATCCAGCTGATGTCTCCACCGTCATTGCCTGTGAACTCGTTCTCACCGAAAAAGTCCATTGCCGTTGCCGCAGCACTGGCCGCAATGATCTTCTTATCAATGGGTGTGTTAATGATCAACAAACGCCGGGTGATCATTTCCGCTGTGATGAAACAGCCAGACTAG
- a CDS encoding NYN domain-containing protein, protein MKKIAILVDVQNIYYTTRQAYGRSFDYNGFWETVLKDRTLYRALAYSSEPNAPKQQQFQNILRAIGFEVKQKPYIQRADGSAKCDWDVGITLDAMECAPHCDVVVLLTGDGDFDLLAERIRSRHNCEVEVYGVPQLTANSLKRAATRYIAIDERLLLNAKPNHNRAGQ, encoded by the coding sequence ATGAAAAAAATCGCCATTCTGGTCGATGTCCAGAACATTTACTACACCACCAGGCAGGCTTATGGCAGAAGCTTTGATTATAACGGCTTCTGGGAGACGGTATTAAAAGACCGCACTTTGTATCGTGCTTTGGCCTATTCCAGCGAGCCTAATGCACCCAAGCAGCAACAGTTTCAGAATATTCTCAGAGCCATCGGCTTTGAGGTTAAACAAAAACCCTATATTCAGCGCGCCGATGGCTCGGCCAAATGTGATTGGGATGTGGGGATCACCCTGGATGCCATGGAGTGTGCGCCACATTGTGATGTGGTGGTATTGCTGACCGGGGATGGAGACTTTGACTTACTCGCCGAGCGTATTCGCAGCCGTCATAACTGTGAGGTCGAAGTGTACGGCGTGCCTCAGCTCACCGCTAACTCGCTGAAGCGCGCAGCCACCCGTTACATTGCCATTGATGAGCGTTTGTTGCTAAATGCAAAACCAAACCACAACAGGGCAGGCCAGTAG
- a CDS encoding purple acid phosphatase family protein, with the protein MTYSLRILSLGLVLALGQAHAHTEGLAVHPYLQSATPTSIWIKWETSSGDESIVEWGTTAELGQQASGTSETGYLLSRIHEAQLTNLAPDSVYFYRVRTGDTYSHIHQFRTPPLASAEKSSRILAVSDMQRDSGNPGKFGEIINQGVLPYVQQALGLALHNGLNMTLIPGDLVDNGQDYNSWRTSFFSPIAALASSVPLYPAPGNHERDTPTYFKYFRLPENGTPGYEEHWWYQDHSNIRVLSLDTNTNYRIDEQLIWLDKVLAETCLRAQTDFVFAQMHHPHKSEMWIAGETDYSGKIVERLEAFSTRCNKPSIHFFGHTHAYSRGTSRDHNHTMVNVASAGGNLDYFGEFAQRDYTEFSVSEDEYGFVVVDVTAGDDPAFELKRISMGDEQVPLNSQIKDTLTVRLNNTAPFTPEILAPTGQVPASCANAVATLFADPDKDLFGAAHWQLSSHCDDFSQPLIDTWYQHENIWDGVDTRAGLAPNRFALGQLTPGAQYCVRMRMRDRSLAWSDWSQPQSFTTTDSTQLTDNLLQNPGAELGTDSWLGDGPLESLTDKACGSVSPYQGERFFAVGGVCDNERQSGRAYQRVDVSNWAASIDNGTLKALYSGMLRSWGGSDIPAFALEFRDADLALLSSTPEVKGGTANWQAYVQEAPLPANTRYIDFVLTGQRTSGTDNDSYFDNLALKLAEQSDCATVSDQGPAGVAEEYITQQPGNSANLLQNPGAEAGIQGWSGAGPVESLTAQQCDSIPPATGERFFAVGGVCTGESAQGQISQTLSVQHYSRLIEAGRVSVSYGGQLRNYSGKDVPAIQLHFLDNRSQRVSDSEKLSTTAAQWTTLSGQTLLPKGTAYIEFVLQGTRNQGSDNDSYFDDLILQIRVD; encoded by the coding sequence ATGACCTATTCTCTGCGAATACTGTCTTTGGGCCTGGTGCTGGCGCTCGGTCAGGCACACGCCCACACCGAAGGACTGGCCGTCCACCCCTATTTGCAATCTGCAACCCCGACCAGCATCTGGATCAAATGGGAAACCAGCAGTGGTGATGAGTCCATTGTAGAATGGGGCACCACCGCTGAGCTGGGCCAGCAAGCCAGCGGCACCAGTGAAACCGGTTATCTGCTGAGTCGTATCCATGAGGCCCAATTAACAAACCTTGCACCGGATAGCGTGTATTTCTACCGGGTCAGAACCGGTGATACTTACAGTCATATTCACCAGTTCAGAACCCCACCGCTGGCCTCTGCCGAGAAGAGCAGCCGTATTCTGGCAGTCAGTGACATGCAGCGAGACTCGGGGAACCCGGGCAAATTTGGCGAGATCATTAATCAGGGTGTATTGCCTTATGTGCAACAGGCATTGGGACTTGCGTTACACAATGGCCTGAATATGACCCTGATCCCCGGCGATTTAGTCGACAATGGCCAGGATTACAACAGCTGGCGCACCAGCTTCTTTTCCCCCATTGCAGCGCTGGCCAGCTCAGTGCCGCTGTATCCTGCCCCCGGCAATCACGAGCGTGATACTCCAACCTACTTTAAATACTTCCGGCTGCCAGAAAACGGCACACCCGGCTATGAGGAACACTGGTGGTATCAGGACCATTCCAATATCCGAGTGCTGTCACTCGACACCAATACCAATTACCGTATTGATGAACAGCTCATCTGGCTGGACAAAGTGCTGGCCGAAACCTGTCTGCGAGCACAAACCGATTTTGTCTTCGCGCAGATGCACCACCCGCATAAATCAGAAATGTGGATTGCCGGTGAGACCGATTACAGCGGTAAAATTGTTGAACGTCTTGAGGCCTTTTCAACACGCTGCAACAAACCGAGCATTCACTTTTTTGGCCACACTCACGCCTATTCTCGCGGCACCAGCCGGGATCACAATCACACTATGGTGAATGTGGCTTCCGCCGGTGGCAACCTGGATTACTTTGGCGAGTTTGCCCAGCGCGACTACACGGAATTCTCAGTTAGTGAAGACGAATATGGCTTTGTGGTGGTAGATGTTACCGCCGGTGACGACCCGGCTTTCGAACTCAAACGCATTTCAATGGGCGATGAGCAAGTGCCACTAAACAGCCAGATCAAGGACACGCTGACTGTACGGTTAAACAACACTGCACCGTTTACGCCTGAAATATTGGCCCCCACAGGACAAGTCCCGGCCAGTTGTGCCAACGCAGTCGCAACCTTATTTGCAGATCCCGATAAAGATCTGTTTGGTGCTGCTCACTGGCAATTGAGCAGTCACTGCGATGACTTCAGCCAACCACTGATCGATACCTGGTATCAGCATGAAAATATCTGGGATGGGGTTGATACCCGTGCAGGCCTTGCACCTAACCGCTTTGCACTGGGTCAGCTCACGCCTGGTGCGCAGTATTGCGTTCGCATGCGCATGCGAGACCGTTCGCTAGCCTGGAGTGACTGGTCACAACCGCAGTCATTTACCACCACTGATAGCACACAACTGACCGACAACCTGCTACAAAACCCGGGCGCAGAACTGGGCACCGACAGCTGGCTAGGTGACGGGCCGTTGGAAAGCCTGACAGATAAAGCCTGTGGCTCCGTTTCCCCTTATCAGGGTGAACGCTTCTTTGCCGTCGGTGGTGTCTGTGATAATGAACGCCAAAGCGGACGCGCATATCAGCGTGTTGATGTCAGCAACTGGGCTGCCAGTATTGACAATGGCACCCTAAAAGCCCTGTACTCGGGCATGCTACGTAGCTGGGGTGGCAGCGATATTCCCGCTTTTGCCCTTGAATTTCGTGATGCAGATCTGGCGCTGTTGAGCAGCACACCCGAAGTTAAAGGCGGGACTGCCAACTGGCAGGCCTATGTTCAGGAAGCGCCGCTGCCCGCCAATACCCGTTATATCGATTTCGTCCTGACGGGCCAGCGTACCAGTGGTACCGACAATGACAGCTATTTTGACAACTTAGCGCTCAAGCTGGCCGAACAAAGTGACTGTGCAACAGTGTCGGATCAGGGGCCTGCTGGCGTGGCGGAAGAATACATTACCCAGCAACCTGGCAACTCAGCCAATCTGCTGCAAAACCCGGGTGCTGAAGCCGGTATTCAGGGCTGGAGCGGCGCCGGTCCGGTGGAATCTCTGACAGCTCAACAATGTGACTCTATTCCCCCTGCGACTGGCGAGCGTTTTTTTGCCGTGGGTGGCGTGTGTACAGGGGAGTCGGCTCAGGGTCAGATCAGTCAGACACTGTCTGTACAGCACTACAGTCGATTAATCGAAGCAGGCCGGGTCAGCGTCAGTTATGGCGGTCAACTTCGCAATTACAGTGGTAAGGATGTGCCCGCCATTCAACTGCATTTTCTCGACAACCGTAGTCAAAGGGTGAGTGACAGTGAAAAACTCAGCACCACAGCTGCACAATGGACAACCCTATCCGGGCAAACACTACTACCCAAAGGGACAGCCTATATTGAGTTTGTCCTGCAAGGAACACGTAATCAGGGCAGCGACAATGACAGCTACTTTGATGATTTGATCTTGCAAATACGTGTTGATTAA